Proteins co-encoded in one Eriocheir sinensis breed Jianghai 21 chromosome 5, ASM2467909v1, whole genome shotgun sequence genomic window:
- the LOC126983049 gene encoding hemicentin-2-like, producing MVGGIFCYHKTSRVMPNCLLPQVSWVRRRDWHILTSGTLTYTREERYGVHHPEGSNEWTLAIKYVELQDAGMYECQIVTGGGVVSHLVNLVVLVPRAVIPGDGEHHVESGSTLSLTCFIEQSAAEPQYIFWYQNSRMINYDRERGGIKVQIETGEGSRVISHLTIVGVEPSDSGNYTCAAANTKPASIVVYVTEANKIAAIQPRAVDHSAALRAAAPLVLALATLSIFLLRH from the exons ATGGTAGGTGGAATATTCTGCTATCATAAAACCTCAAGAGTAATGCCGAATTGC CTCCTGCCGCAGGTTTCATGGGTGAGGAGGCGGGACTGGCACATCTTAACCTCGGGGACGCTCACCTATACGCGAGAGGAGCGTTACGGCGTCCATCACCCAGAGGGGAGCAACGAGTGGACACTGGCCATCAAATACGTAGAGCTTCAGGACGCAGGAATGTACGAGTGCCAG ATTGTGACAGGCGGAGGGGTTGTGTCTCACCTGGTCAACTTGGTGGTGTTAGTGCCCCGGGCGGTCATACCTGGGGACGGAGAGCACCACGTCGAGTCCGGTTCCACGCTCTCCCTCACCTGCTTCATCGAACAG AGCGCCGCGGAACCCCAGTACATCTTTTGGTACCAGAACTCTCGTATGATAAACTATGACCGGGAGCGAGGCGGCATCAAGGTCCAGATCGAGACGGGGGAAGGGAGCCGAGTTATCTCCCACCTGACAATAGTAGGAGTCGAGCCCTCAGACTCCGGAAACTACACTTGCGCCGCCGCCAACACCAAGCCCGCCTCCATAGTGGTGTATGTGACGGAag ccAACAAGATCGCCGCCATCCAGCCCAGGGCCGTTGACCATTCCGCCGCCCTCCGAGCCGCAGCGCCCCTGGTGTTGGCCCTCGCGACGCTCTCTATCTTCTTACTACGCCACTGA